In Lathyrus oleraceus cultivar Zhongwan6 chromosome 2, CAAS_Psat_ZW6_1.0, whole genome shotgun sequence, the DNA window TGAAAGGATCAAAGAAGATGGATGATGCCATAATAGAGAAGGAGAAGACAATGATGATCGAGAAAGCCCACATCGCCATTGTATTGAGTCTTAGTGATAAGGTTCTCCGGCAGGTTTCAAAGGAGAAAACTGCAGGTGATGTATGGAAATCATTTCAAAGAAGGTGGAAGATTTAGCTACGATTTTGTCCTGAAAGGATCAAAGAAGATGAATGATGCCTTAACAAAATCGTAGGTAAATCATCTCAACCTCAGGCAAGctttgtattcattcaagatgagtgaagaaAAAGTCTTGGTTGTTCaacaagttgattcttgatcttgagaatatcaaggtcaagattgatgatgaagatcaagCGTTGTTGTTGTGTGATTTACCCAAGTCTCGTGCTCATTTCGAAGAAATTCTCTTGTATGGAAGATATTCGTTAACCTTTGAAGATGTTCAACCAGCCTTGTATTCTAAGGATTTGAACAAACAAAAGTAATATAAGTCATCTTCTGTTGGTAAGGAACTCTCCGTTAAAGAAAAATTCACAAAGAAGGACGGTAGATTTGAGAAGGAGGGTAAAGTTTGATAATTCATATAGATTTTCATTCTAGATAATTGATCCAATTCAAATTGGATtgtttttaaaaactcttttttaAGTTTCGGTATTACAAACTATTATTTTTTAGATAAGCAAAAACATTATCATTAAATAAAGAGTACAATGGATAGTCTTGCTCATTTAAAAAGGAAAATTCCAAATCAAATGCACTTGATAGAAATAATTTAAAGGAGCCATACATAAATCATACAAGTTGCCGTTGGTATTCGAAATTTCACCAATTAATTTCCATGTAAGGCATGTATGTTATATTTATTCTAGTGTCAAAATTTATAACATGCCTTTTACTTTTACATTAGAACTATGATccttttaatttatttatttttctatatTGCCATATTTTAAGcttatataaaaatatattaaagAGGAAAATTAATACATGCACTAAATAAAATCTTATAAGTTATTTAAATTAATAAGAATGAGATCATATCATTGAGATCATGTAAATAcatataaaataaaaataaataagcATAAATAAATAACTAAGAAAACACAGCtcatttctattttattttattcatatataAAAATAGATTTAAACAAAGGTGGAAGTGCATGATCAAGCCTTAAACTGAGGAGGATGAGGAACAATATAACCTGAAAGAAAAACAGAAACTAATATTactttttttataaaataataaatatttatttgaaTTGATACTAAAATAAGATTAACTTACTTCCACATTTATCTTTAGGAACATCTGTAAGTTGACAAGTATTAGCTATATACAATGCTTTTTCCATGCTGATTCTATTTTCAATATCAGGAGTCACAAATTTGCAGTAACACGACATATTAGCACCTTTTAATGCTGCACAACAAGCTGTTAAACTTGCTAATGGTGGATTTACTGGTCCATCCTTTTCGACAAAACTTCTACAACTAGTTAAAATGCCAAAAACATTACCACCACAGTTTGGTAATTGACCAGAAATTCCTAACACTAAGATGCTTACTGTTAGCATAAATATGGCAAAGCTTGAGATTCTAGTTGCCATGGTGATCAAAATACAAGTATTTTATCAAATTTGATTAACAATCAGAATAAGAGGAAGGATTGTTAACTTGTATAAAAATGATGCACGGTTTATATAGAGGAATGATGATCTGAAAAAATCATAGCTATTTATTATTTACCGTTTTACTTGAAAAAATATTACCAATAAAACCAGACACctaaattttaaaattaaactttTACCGTTATTAACATTCGGATGTTTCCTTTTCAATATCATCATCACATTAAATGAAtagaaaaaaattaaattaatttgTGTACATacaaattaattttaatttaaaacACATATACCTAAAAAGTTCAAAAGTAACCATAGCAAATATGAACATGTTTTCATATAAAATTATATATAGAACGgtaaaataatatatatatatatatatatatatatatatatatatatatatatatatatatatatatatataaaattcaGATTTGATTAAAAGGCAATCATGAAAAATAAATTTGTATTTAAAAGTATAATTCATAACTAGTATATAGTCATTATTATAATTATATTCTTATATTAGAGAAATTAATGATATTAATGATATCTTACAACTATTTAATAATGGGAATTTAAAGCATGTCTTTGGAGATTAAAAATACAtgtaatatttattattatatatttagCAGTATCAcaaataaaaatttattttaacattattttaaatatttcaaagtgAAAATAAGCTTAAGATAGTTTGTATAACTCAAAATCAGCCATTAGCCATTATTCAGGTCAATTTTTAGAGTGAACTTGTTCATAAACTTGATGATAAATATGACAATACAAAGAAAATATGGGATTGTTCCAAAGACAAGTCACTAATACAATAATATTTATAAACAAACAAATGAACATAAGTTCAAGAATCTTCAAATAATTGTAATTATTATTGTcttataaattaattaaaaaatatttcACCAAAACATTAAGTAAATATAGTAAAAATATTATCTTGCagtttaattaaatatttacAACCAACCATACTGAGGAAGAACACCTTCTCAACTTGCAAAAATTGTTTGAAAGATTGAGGAGATTCTGATTGAGATTGAATTCCAACAAGTGTATTTTCGGGATAAGATCTGGTAAATAATTTGACTTTCTGATAAGTGaaagaggaattgaggttgatcctgcaaagaTAAAAGCAATCCAAGAGATGTCTgaaccaaaaacacaaaaaaaaagtGCATGGTTTCTTggggagattgaactacattgcaaggttcatctctaATCTAACAACCACTTGTGAATCAATGtcaaattattgagaaaagatcaggtCGTCAGATGGAATGAAAATTGTCAAGAAGCATTCGAGAGAATAAAAGAATACTTGCAAGAACCTCCAATCCTCATGCCCCCGGTGGAGGGAAGTCCGCTGATCATGTATCTTACCGTCCTCAATGAGtcaatggggtgtgtattaggccaacatgacgagtctggccgaaaagagcatgcaatatactacctcAGCAAAAAATTTACCAGCTGTGAAATTAAATattcattgctcgagaaaacttgatgcgctccagcataggctgctcgccggctgagacagtatatgttgaccCACACTACCTTGTTGATCTCAAAGACGGACTTgatcaaatatatttttgagaagccgactctcacGGGAAGGGTTGCTCGTcggcaaatgattttaacagaatatgatattcaatATACGACTTAAAAAGCAATTAAGAGTAGTATAGGAGCCGATTATTTTGCTCATCAACCTATAGAGAATTATCAGTCGATGAAGTTTGAATTTCCTGACGAAGATGTATTGTTTCTCAAAGAATATTACAACAGACCAGACCCAGATGAAGGCCCAGAACCAGGACCGCGATGGACGCTCGTGTTTGACGGTGCTTCAAATGCTTTGGGAAATAGTGTGGGAGCTACTATTACTTATCCCATGGGTTTTCATATTCCTTTCACTGCCATAATCTATTTTGACTGCACAAATAACATGGTCaaatatgaagcttgcatctATGGGATTGAAGCAACtattgacttgagaatcaagtatctgAACGTATATGGGGACTCAACTCTAGTTACCAGCCAAATCAAATGAGAATGGG includes these proteins:
- the LOC127121831 gene encoding uncharacterized protein LOC127121831 is translated as MATRISSFAIFMLTVSILVLGISGQLPNCGGNVFGILTSCRSFVEKDGPVNPPLASLTACCAALKGANMSCYCKFVTPDIENRISMEKALYIANTCQLTDVPKDKCGSYIVPHPPQFKA